A single Actinomadura algeriensis DNA region contains:
- a CDS encoding CD225/dispanin family protein, with product MSYYPPPAPGGPGAYGVPPAPPSNHLVWAILTTLFCCLPLGVVSIVFAAQVNGKWNSGDHAGAIASAKNAKTWAIVAAVLGFILNVIVIILQFAAASASSTY from the coding sequence ATGAGTTACTACCCTCCCCCCGCTCCCGGTGGACCCGGTGCGTACGGCGTCCCCCCGGCGCCGCCGTCGAACCACCTGGTGTGGGCGATCCTGACGACGCTGTTCTGCTGCCTCCCCCTGGGAGTCGTCTCGATCGTCTTCGCGGCGCAGGTCAACGGGAAGTGGAACAGCGGGGACCACGCGGGCGCCATCGCGTCCGCGAAGAACGCGAAGACGTGGGCGATCGTCGCCGCGGTCCTCGGCTTCATCCTCAACGTCATCGTCATCATCCTGCAGTTCGCCGCCGCGAGCGCCAGCAGCACGTACTGA
- a CDS encoding DUF2752 domain-containing protein, whose translation MARRLSAPAGMLLAAAAAAAYVGAIDPNEQGNYPTCPFLALTGYQCPGCGALRTIHALAHARIGEAISLNVFAVVMLLVLAFFWIRWTVARVRDRPHRTKAAPAWAIWTFLGFVLAYWLVRNLPFGAALAA comes from the coding sequence GTGGCGCGCCGGCTGTCGGCGCCCGCCGGGATGCTCCTCGCCGCGGCCGCGGCCGCGGCGTACGTCGGCGCGATCGACCCGAACGAGCAGGGCAACTACCCGACGTGCCCGTTCCTCGCGCTGACCGGCTACCAGTGCCCCGGGTGCGGCGCGTTGCGGACGATTCACGCCCTCGCGCACGCGCGGATCGGCGAGGCGATCTCGCTCAACGTGTTCGCCGTCGTGATGCTGCTCGTTCTGGCGTTCTTCTGGATCCGCTGGACGGTCGCCCGGGTGCGGGATCGGCCGCACCGCACGAAGGCGGCCCCGGCGTGGGCGATCTGGACCTTCCTCGGGTTCGTGCTCGCCTACTGGCTGGTGCGCAACCTTCCGTTCGGCGCGGCGCTCGCCGCCTGA
- a CDS encoding patatin-like phospholipase family protein yields the protein MSDNGRALVLGGGGVAGIAWLTGVLTGLADEGTDVTGAGLLVGTSAGSTVAAQVGSGAPLKELFERQADPRLQNRELVPSGGPSVAEMRETWARLASEHEDPAELRRAVGARALAAETVPEDERRAVVAERLPEHAWPARRLLVTAVNALTGELRVFDRESGVDLVDAVAASCAVPMIWPPVPIEGVRYMDGGARSAANADLAEGCGRVLLLAPLDDGTVDAQVAALTGRVEVVRPDEASLAAFGADPLSPSSRTPAAEAGRAQGRAAAAEIAAFWG from the coding sequence ATGAGCGACAATGGACGCGCACTCGTGCTGGGCGGCGGCGGGGTGGCGGGCATCGCGTGGCTGACGGGGGTGCTGACCGGGCTCGCCGACGAGGGGACGGACGTGACGGGCGCGGGCCTGCTGGTCGGGACGTCCGCGGGTTCGACCGTCGCGGCGCAGGTCGGGAGCGGGGCTCCGCTCAAGGAGCTTTTCGAGCGGCAGGCGGATCCGAGGCTGCAGAACCGGGAGCTCGTCCCGTCGGGTGGGCCGAGCGTCGCGGAAATGAGGGAGACGTGGGCGCGGCTGGCGTCCGAGCACGAGGACCCGGCCGAGCTGCGGCGCGCGGTCGGGGCGCGGGCGCTCGCCGCCGAGACCGTCCCGGAGGACGAGCGGCGCGCGGTGGTCGCGGAGCGGCTGCCGGAGCACGCGTGGCCGGCGCGGCGGCTGCTGGTCACCGCGGTGAACGCGCTGACCGGGGAGCTGCGGGTGTTCGACCGCGAGTCGGGCGTCGATCTGGTGGACGCGGTCGCGGCGAGCTGCGCGGTGCCGATGATCTGGCCGCCGGTGCCGATCGAGGGCGTCCGGTACATGGACGGCGGCGCGCGTTCGGCGGCGAACGCGGACCTCGCGGAGGGGTGCGGGCGTGTGCTGCTGCTGGCGCCGCTGGACGACGGCACGGTGGACGCGCAGGTCGCCGCGCTGACCGGACGGGTCGAGGTGGTGCGGCCGGACGAGGCGTCGCTCGCGGCGTTCGGCGCCGACCCGTTGAGCCCGTCGTCGCGTACACCGGCCGCCGAGGCCGGCCGCGCGCAGGGGCGGGCCGCCGCCGCGGAGATCGCGGCGTTCTGGGGTTAG
- a CDS encoding nucleobase:cation symporter-2 family protein — translation MSEAGPRRHPVDEVLPVPKLALYGFQHVLAFYAGAVIVPILVAGQIGLSDEQLVYLINADLFTCGIASIIQALGFWRVGVRLPIVQGVTFTAVAPMIAIGQGAENATAGLLAIYGATITAGIVTLIAAPFLGRLLRFFPPLVTGTVLTIMGLILLPNALKDAAGGAGADDFGSWKHLMYAGGTLLFILAVYRMHRPFLSSIAVLLGLIGGTVVSWALGDTTFDQVGDAAWFGVTTPFHYGAPTFHIGAIIAMLLVMMVTVVETVGDAKATGEIVGKEVGDEDITRALRADGVSTFLGGVLNAFPYTCFAQNVGLVRLTGVRSRFVVVAAGLIMMVLGLFPKAAGYVASIPPDVLGGAAVAMFGMVGVVGIQTLSKVDLRQERNALVVAVSIALALLPAAAPEVFEQMPREVSAILNSGITLGAISAIVLNLIFNVFARTSPPADEKAAAS, via the coding sequence ATGTCCGAAGCAGGACCGCGCAGGCATCCCGTCGACGAGGTGCTCCCCGTCCCCAAGCTCGCCCTCTACGGGTTCCAGCACGTCCTCGCCTTCTACGCCGGCGCGGTCATCGTCCCCATCCTGGTCGCCGGGCAGATCGGGCTGTCGGACGAACAGCTCGTCTACCTCATCAACGCCGACCTGTTCACCTGCGGCATCGCCTCGATCATCCAGGCCCTCGGCTTCTGGCGCGTCGGCGTCCGGCTGCCGATCGTGCAGGGCGTCACGTTCACCGCCGTCGCCCCCATGATCGCCATCGGGCAGGGGGCGGAGAACGCCACCGCCGGGCTCCTGGCCATCTACGGCGCCACGATCACCGCGGGCATCGTCACGCTGATCGCCGCGCCGTTCCTCGGCCGCCTCCTGCGCTTCTTCCCGCCCCTGGTCACCGGCACCGTCCTGACGATCATGGGCCTGATCCTGCTGCCGAACGCCCTCAAGGACGCCGCCGGCGGCGCGGGCGCCGACGACTTCGGCAGCTGGAAGCACCTCATGTACGCGGGCGGCACCCTGCTGTTCATCCTCGCGGTCTACCGGATGCACCGCCCGTTCCTCAGCAGCATCGCCGTCCTGCTCGGTCTCATCGGCGGCACCGTCGTCTCCTGGGCGCTCGGCGACACGACCTTCGACCAGGTCGGCGACGCCGCCTGGTTCGGCGTCACCACCCCGTTCCACTACGGCGCCCCCACCTTCCACATCGGCGCGATCATCGCGATGCTGCTGGTCATGATGGTCACCGTCGTGGAGACCGTCGGCGACGCCAAGGCCACCGGCGAGATCGTCGGCAAGGAGGTCGGCGACGAGGACATCACCCGCGCCCTGCGCGCCGACGGCGTCTCGACCTTCCTCGGCGGCGTGCTGAACGCCTTCCCCTACACGTGCTTCGCGCAGAATGTCGGCCTCGTCCGCCTCACGGGGGTCCGCAGCCGCTTCGTCGTCGTCGCCGCGGGCCTGATCATGATGGTGCTCGGGCTGTTCCCGAAGGCCGCCGGGTACGTCGCGTCCATCCCGCCGGACGTCCTGGGCGGCGCGGCCGTCGCGATGTTCGGCATGGTCGGGGTCGTCGGCATCCAGACCCTCTCCAAGGTCGACCTGCGGCAGGAGCGCAACGCCCTCGTCGTCGCGGTCAGCATCGCCCTCGCGCTGCTCCCCGCCGCCGCCCCCGAGGTCTTCGAGCAGATGCCCCGGGAGGTCTCCGCGATCCTCAACAGCGGGATCACCCTCGGCGCGATCTCCGCGATCGTCCTCAACCTCATCTTCAACGTGTTCGCCCGCACGTCCCCGCCCGCGGACGAGAAGGCCGCCGCGAGCTGA
- a CDS encoding crotonase/enoyl-CoA hydratase family protein, which translates to MTERVTVKVHEGVADVRLNRPDKLNALDLPTFEALAAAGDSLAADPSVRAVVLSGEGRAFCAGLDFAAFSAMAERESSGSSDITGREPGRITNIGQQAVHTWRELPQPVIAAVHGHALGGGLQIAMGADLRIVAPDTKLSVLEIRWGLVPDMTGTAALIRLVGEDVAKELTFTGRMITGAEAARIGLATRTADDPHAAATELAREIAGHSPDAVRAAKRLLNRAADDDLAGQFAAESRELGALRGTPNQAEAVRAYFEKRPPAYTDPA; encoded by the coding sequence ATGACCGAACGCGTCACCGTGAAGGTCCACGAGGGAGTCGCCGACGTGCGGCTCAACCGCCCCGACAAGCTCAACGCCCTCGACCTGCCCACCTTCGAGGCGCTCGCCGCGGCCGGCGACTCCCTCGCGGCCGACCCGTCCGTCCGGGCCGTGGTCCTGTCCGGCGAAGGCCGCGCCTTCTGCGCCGGGCTCGACTTCGCCGCGTTCAGCGCCATGGCCGAACGAGAATCCTCCGGCTCGTCCGACATCACCGGCCGCGAACCCGGCCGCATCACCAACATCGGCCAGCAGGCCGTCCACACCTGGCGCGAACTGCCCCAGCCCGTCATCGCCGCCGTCCACGGCCACGCCCTCGGCGGCGGCCTCCAGATCGCCATGGGCGCCGACCTGCGCATCGTCGCCCCCGACACGAAACTGTCGGTGCTGGAGATCCGCTGGGGCCTGGTGCCCGACATGACCGGCACCGCCGCGCTCATCCGGCTCGTCGGCGAGGACGTCGCCAAGGAGCTCACCTTCACCGGCCGCATGATCACCGGCGCCGAGGCCGCCCGCATCGGCCTCGCCACCCGCACCGCCGACGACCCGCACGCCGCCGCCACCGAACTCGCCCGCGAGATCGCCGGACACAGCCCCGACGCCGTCCGCGCCGCGAAACGCCTCCTCAACCGTGCCGCCGACGACGACCTCGCGGGCCAGTTCGCCGCGGAGTCCCGCGAACTCGGCGCCCTGCGCGGCACCCCGAACCAGGCCGAGGCCGTCCGCGCCTACTTCGAGAAGCGCCCGCCCGCCTACACCGACCCCGCCTGA
- a CDS encoding aminoglycoside phosphotransferase family protein — MSRLPWEKTPDHVRADVEALLGARVVDAVTQPGGYSPGVAARLRLDDGRRAFVKSVGPELNPDSPGIHRAEARVAAALPPSAPVPRLLGSFDRDGWVTLVLEDVDGAPPREPWDAAELDRVLAALADLAAAMTPAPIEAPTVAERFGPAFRGWRRLAAGAAPEGLDPWAREHLAGLAELEASWETAAAGDTLAHADVRADNVLLTPDRVVIVDWPWACRSAPWFDLLAMLPSVRLQGGPPPARVFAAHPLAASADDAPVTAVLAAIAGFFVHGGRLPPPPGLPTLRDFQRAQGEIALAWLRDRLE; from the coding sequence ATGAGCCGGTTGCCCTGGGAGAAGACGCCCGACCACGTCCGCGCCGACGTCGAGGCGCTGCTCGGCGCCCGCGTCGTCGACGCCGTCACCCAGCCCGGCGGGTACTCGCCCGGCGTCGCCGCCCGCCTCCGGCTCGACGACGGCCGCCGCGCGTTCGTGAAATCCGTCGGCCCCGAACTCAACCCCGACTCGCCCGGCATCCACCGCGCCGAGGCCCGGGTGGCCGCCGCGCTGCCCCCGTCCGCGCCCGTCCCGCGGCTGCTCGGCTCCTTCGACCGGGACGGCTGGGTCACCCTCGTCCTCGAGGACGTCGACGGCGCGCCGCCCCGCGAACCCTGGGACGCGGCTGAACTCGACCGCGTCCTCGCGGCCCTCGCCGACCTCGCCGCCGCGATGACCCCCGCGCCGATCGAGGCGCCCACGGTCGCCGAACGCTTCGGTCCCGCCTTCCGGGGCTGGCGCCGCCTCGCCGCCGGCGCGGCCCCCGAAGGGCTCGACCCCTGGGCCCGCGAACACCTCGCCGGCCTCGCCGAACTCGAGGCGTCCTGGGAGACGGCCGCCGCGGGCGACACCCTCGCGCACGCCGACGTCCGCGCCGACAACGTCCTGCTCACCCCCGACCGCGTCGTCATCGTCGACTGGCCGTGGGCCTGCCGGTCCGCCCCCTGGTTCGACCTGCTCGCGATGCTGCCGAGCGTCCGCCTGCAGGGCGGCCCGCCGCCCGCCCGCGTCTTCGCCGCCCACCCGCTCGCCGCATCGGCCGACGACGCCCCGGTGACCGCCGTCCTCGCCGCGATCGCCGGATTCTTCGTGCACGGCGGCCGCCTGCCGCCGCCCCCGGGCCTGCCCACCCTCCGCGACTTCCAGCGCGCCCAGGGGGAGATCGCCCTGGCCTGGCTCCGCGACCGCCTGGAATGA
- a CDS encoding metallophosphoesterase family protein: MRAVVISDTHAPRRWKTCPPRVAEHLRGADVVLHAGDVCVSPVLDELAQYAPVHAVLGNNDEPDVAAWGAPERLELDLDGLAVAMVHDSGQKHGRTARMHRWFPDADLVVFGHSHIPLDETGDGVRVFNPGSPTDRRRQPHGTLGLLDVRDGRLVRAEIVSVT, encoded by the coding sequence GTGCGAGCGGTCGTGATCTCCGACACCCACGCGCCCCGCCGGTGGAAGACCTGCCCGCCGCGGGTCGCCGAGCACCTGCGCGGCGCCGACGTCGTCCTGCACGCGGGCGACGTCTGCGTCTCGCCCGTCCTCGACGAACTCGCGCAGTACGCGCCCGTCCACGCCGTCCTCGGCAACAACGACGAGCCGGACGTCGCCGCCTGGGGCGCACCCGAACGCCTCGAACTCGACCTCGACGGGCTCGCCGTCGCGATGGTGCACGACAGCGGCCAGAAACACGGCCGCACCGCCCGCATGCACCGCTGGTTCCCCGACGCCGACCTCGTCGTGTTCGGCCACTCGCACATCCCCCTCGACGAGACCGGTGACGGCGTCCGCGTCTTCAACCCCGGCTCGCCCACCGACCGGCGCCGCCAGCCCCACGGAACCCTCGGCCTCCTCGACGTCCGCGACGGCCGGCTCGTCCGCGCGGAAATCGTTTCCGTCACCTGA
- a CDS encoding histidine phosphatase family protein — MSRLVLVRHGETEWHAENRYAGVSDVALTVRGREQARRLAAWALGARPDAVWASDLSRARLTAAAPAAALGTDVRVDGRLRELDFGEGEGLTRADMDRAFPGALRAFLADPVAAHLPGGEDPARAADRFTAALHDIASAHAGGRVLVVAHSTAIRLALCALLGVPLKDYRRRFPVLGNCALTEIRLQDGEAALLEFNTAIERPPVPWSG, encoded by the coding sequence ATGAGCCGCCTCGTCCTCGTCCGCCACGGCGAGACCGAATGGCACGCCGAGAACCGCTACGCCGGGGTCAGCGACGTCGCGCTGACCGTCCGGGGCCGCGAGCAGGCCCGGCGGCTCGCCGCGTGGGCGCTCGGCGCGCGACCCGACGCCGTGTGGGCGTCCGACCTGTCCCGCGCCCGGCTGACCGCCGCCGCCCCCGCGGCCGCGCTCGGCACGGACGTCCGCGTGGACGGGCGGCTCCGCGAGCTCGACTTCGGCGAAGGCGAGGGCCTCACCCGCGCGGACATGGACCGTGCGTTCCCCGGCGCCCTGCGCGCGTTCCTCGCCGACCCGGTCGCCGCCCACCTGCCCGGCGGCGAGGACCCGGCCCGCGCCGCCGACCGCTTCACCGCCGCCCTGCACGACATCGCGTCCGCCCACGCCGGCGGCCGCGTCCTCGTCGTCGCGCACTCCACGGCGATCCGCCTCGCCCTCTGCGCGCTGCTCGGCGTCCCCCTCAAGGACTACCGGCGGCGTTTCCCGGTGCTGGGCAACTGCGCACTGACCGAGATCCGGCTCCAGGACGGCGAGGCCGCGCTCCTGGAGTTCAACACCGCGATCGAACGGCCGCCCGTTCCCTGGAGCGGTTAA
- a CDS encoding RrF2 family transcriptional regulator, with product MHLTQSTDLGLRVLMSLGAGTGRRSAAELADRLSVPPQHMAKIVQRLRRHGFVETARGRGGGVVLADGAAEATVGAIVRALEGPGEVVDCDDPPCPLRGGCRLRGALRAAQEAFLASLDGVRLRDLVADPAEPVLLSLARPAPSVPDPACAPSEEGV from the coding sequence ATGCACCTGACTCAGTCGACCGACCTCGGACTGCGCGTCCTGATGTCGCTCGGCGCGGGGACCGGACGCCGGTCCGCCGCCGAGCTGGCCGACCGGCTGAGCGTGCCGCCGCAGCACATGGCGAAGATCGTGCAGCGGCTGCGACGGCACGGGTTCGTCGAGACGGCCCGGGGGCGCGGCGGCGGCGTCGTGCTCGCGGACGGCGCGGCCGAGGCGACGGTCGGCGCGATCGTGCGGGCCCTGGAGGGGCCGGGCGAGGTCGTCGACTGCGACGACCCGCCGTGCCCGCTGCGCGGCGGCTGCCGGCTGCGCGGTGCGCTGCGGGCGGCGCAGGAGGCGTTCCTGGCGTCGCTGGACGGCGTCCGCCTGCGCGACCTCGTGGCCGATCCCGCCGAACCTGTCCTGTTGTCCCTGGCACGCCCGGCCCCGTCCGTCCCGGACCCGGCCTGCGCGCCCTCAGAGGAAGGCGTCTGA
- a CDS encoding globin domain-containing protein, which translates to MLSSDHAEIVRATLPAVVAHGVEITGEFYDSMFVAHPELRNLFNQGNQANGEQRRALAGSVAAFAEHLVTPDSGVPFQQIMSRIAHKHASLGIRPEQYTIVGRHLLEAVGTVLGDAVTPQVHAAWSEVYWLFATLLIAEEARLYQEAACGPATPYRTWRVVERRDEARDVISLVLAPADGGAVPAHLPGQYVSVAVTLPDGLRQPRQYTLSRADADGTVQITLRRVRGTDGSPDGAVSTYLFEHAAAGTELEVSAPFGDVVLADEEDPLVLISAGIGITPAAAMIDRLAAAGTGRTVLAVHADRSPAAHALRGQIAEAGRRIPGFRQVTWYEEPGDATPGEGGDVRRGLLDVAALGLPPKARVFMCGPLPFLRETRRGLLEAGVSDERVHYEVFGPDLWIR; encoded by the coding sequence ATGCTGTCGTCCGATCACGCCGAGATCGTCCGGGCCACGCTGCCCGCGGTCGTGGCCCACGGTGTCGAGATCACCGGCGAGTTCTACGACTCGATGTTCGTCGCGCACCCGGAACTGCGGAACCTGTTCAACCAGGGCAACCAGGCCAACGGCGAGCAGCGGCGCGCGCTCGCCGGCTCGGTCGCGGCGTTCGCCGAGCACCTGGTGACGCCCGACTCGGGCGTCCCGTTCCAGCAGATCATGTCGCGGATCGCGCACAAGCACGCCTCGCTCGGCATCCGGCCGGAGCAGTACACGATCGTCGGACGCCACCTGCTGGAGGCGGTCGGGACGGTGCTCGGCGACGCGGTCACCCCGCAGGTGCACGCGGCCTGGTCGGAGGTGTACTGGCTGTTCGCGACGCTGCTGATCGCCGAGGAGGCCCGGCTCTACCAGGAGGCGGCGTGCGGGCCGGCGACGCCGTACCGGACGTGGCGGGTGGTGGAGCGCCGGGACGAGGCGCGGGACGTGATCTCGCTCGTGCTGGCGCCCGCCGACGGCGGCGCGGTCCCGGCCCACCTGCCCGGCCAGTACGTGAGCGTCGCCGTCACGCTGCCGGACGGGCTGCGGCAGCCGCGCCAGTACACCCTGTCGCGGGCGGACGCCGACGGCACCGTGCAGATCACGCTCCGCCGGGTACGCGGGACGGACGGCTCTCCCGACGGCGCCGTCTCGACGTACCTGTTCGAGCACGCGGCGGCAGGGACGGAACTGGAGGTGTCGGCGCCGTTCGGCGACGTCGTCCTCGCGGACGAGGAGGACCCGCTCGTCCTGATCAGCGCGGGCATCGGCATCACTCCCGCCGCCGCGATGATCGACCGGCTCGCCGCCGCGGGCACCGGCCGGACCGTCCTGGCCGTGCACGCCGACCGCTCCCCCGCCGCGCACGCGCTGCGCGGGCAGATCGCGGAGGCGGGCCGCCGGATCCCCGGCTTCCGCCAGGTGACCTGGTACGAGGAGCCCGGCGACGCGACCCCGGGCGAGGGCGGGGACGTCCGGCGGGGGCTGCTCGACGTCGCCGCCCTCGGCCTGCCGCCGAAGGCCCGGGTGTTCATGTGCGGGCCGCTGCCGTTCCTGCGCGAGACCCGGCGCGGCCTGCTGGAGGCGGGCGTCTCGGACGAACGCGTCCACTACGAGGTGTTCGGCCCCGACCTGTGGATCCGCTGA
- the narI gene encoding respiratory nitrate reductase subunit gamma: MNSLAAQNAEPGVDAVLLWVALPYVALAVFVLGHVWRYRYDKFGWTTRSSQLYESRLLRVGSPLFHFGILVVLLGHIGGLIIPESWTDAAGVSEHAYHVIAVVLGTIAGFCTLAGLAILVYRRRTVGPVFSVTTRNDKLMYAVLTATILLGLSATVVANIVEGGYNYRTTVSPWFRSIFYFQPDPELMTGVPILFRLHALSALLLFSIWPFTRLVHMLTAPVGYLTRPYIVYRSRDERLGALPPRRGWERVG, encoded by the coding sequence ATGAACAGTCTCGCCGCGCAGAACGCCGAACCGGGCGTGGACGCCGTCCTGCTGTGGGTGGCGCTGCCGTACGTCGCCCTCGCGGTCTTCGTCCTCGGGCACGTCTGGCGGTACCGCTACGACAAGTTCGGCTGGACGACCCGCTCGTCGCAGCTCTACGAGAGCCGGCTGCTGCGCGTCGGCAGCCCGCTGTTCCACTTCGGGATCCTCGTCGTGCTGCTCGGCCACATCGGCGGCCTGATCATTCCGGAGAGCTGGACGGACGCCGCCGGGGTGAGCGAGCACGCCTACCACGTCATCGCCGTGGTGCTCGGGACCATCGCGGGGTTCTGCACGCTCGCCGGGCTCGCCATCCTCGTCTACCGCCGCCGGACGGTCGGGCCCGTCTTCTCCGTGACGACCCGCAACGACAAGCTCATGTACGCGGTGCTCACCGCCACGATCCTGCTGGGCCTGTCGGCGACGGTCGTCGCGAACATCGTCGAGGGCGGCTACAACTACCGCACGACGGTCTCGCCGTGGTTCCGGTCGATCTTCTACTTCCAGCCCGATCCCGAACTGATGACCGGCGTTCCGATCCTGTTCCGGCTGCACGCCCTCAGCGCGCTCCTGCTGTTCTCGATCTGGCCGTTCACCCGCCTGGTGCACATGCTCACCGCACCCGTCGGCTACCTGACGCGGCCCTACATCGTCTACCGCAGCCGCGACGAGCGACTGGGGGCGCTCCCACCCCGCCGGGGATGGGAGCGCGTGGGTTAG
- the narJ gene encoding nitrate reductase molybdenum cofactor assembly chaperone, giving the protein MRRPSFKRPGASGWRDADLVTAWQASSLLLGYPDEQLLARRPLLRRAAASLPAEAGLRLGAFLDHLDAVPPRDLQSDYVATFDHRKRCCLYLTYYVHGDTRKRGMALLRFKHAYRAAGLELGDGELPDHLAVVLEFAATGDLDQGRRLLVEHRAGLELLRLALTDAESAWTPVLDAVSATLPPLTGRDRDAVARLIAEGPPEEEVGLAPYGADAPAGGPVLLPDPVVPGGAS; this is encoded by the coding sequence GTGAGGCGCCCGTCGTTCAAGCGGCCCGGGGCGTCCGGATGGCGCGACGCCGACCTCGTCACCGCCTGGCAGGCGTCCTCGCTGCTGCTCGGCTATCCCGACGAGCAACTGCTCGCCCGCCGCCCGCTGCTGCGCCGCGCCGCCGCGAGCCTGCCCGCGGAAGCCGGGTTGCGCCTGGGCGCGTTCCTCGACCATCTCGACGCCGTGCCGCCGCGCGACCTGCAGTCCGACTACGTCGCCACGTTCGACCACCGCAAACGCTGCTGCCTCTACCTGACGTACTACGTCCACGGCGACACTCGGAAACGGGGCATGGCGCTGCTGCGGTTCAAGCACGCCTACCGCGCCGCCGGGCTCGAACTCGGCGACGGCGAGCTGCCCGACCACCTCGCGGTCGTCCTGGAGTTCGCCGCGACCGGCGACCTCGACCAGGGGCGGCGCCTGCTCGTCGAGCACCGCGCCGGCCTGGAACTGCTGCGGCTGGCCCTCACCGACGCGGAGTCGGCCTGGACGCCCGTCCTGGACGCGGTGTCGGCGACTCTGCCGCCGCTCACCGGCCGCGACCGCGACGCGGTCGCCCGCCTCATCGCCGAGGGCCCGCCCGAGGAGGAGGTCGGCCTCGCGCCCTACGGGGCGGACGCCCCGGCCGGCGGCCCCGTCCTGCTACCGGATCCCGTGGTTCCCGGAGGAGCCTCATGA